One genomic region from Chloroherpetonaceae bacterium encodes:
- a CDS encoding Hpt domain-containing protein codes for MGYFGLGTLPVRGEKAVKKTATAQPYALANETLRLFISDIGERIRELRRYYNTQNNSIILEFLSKLSSSQNPVSDLELIDLSEFSDLLQFLRATRDKLQEEFVTESSPAVYQTLTENLESTAEYINEILSGVYQNSTALLRLDDYVSETLRKTEPVVEEADSFEIPALKPIEPIVTNFRPPEPFGFSLAELFENGTNGTYDDIPQPAVKAPVLKQPEILQAPTFHDLYVVIAETIDHICLKKNKSDIIAEVFRQGQKVGSAESLYQYLKQFQFIDGILDFIDFLHSNEGVSRASISRELTEQVSAHLISIFESVLDHSATKLQIESILFPQGVSLPDFTSLSETESALEVLSHTEPLKESVEALPTFDLDDLTFDLESNSTLSTEPSEQNYAQFAKAMLEQVASQLPSESAAAKSFVNTMLKASDVLTAIAESGIGEFSLFGDYLGESWLKKATLDQLEIRKSEWVTRLLRAVQQEFMAQTSEEIKILEPLSELHEPVELPPLDDLNLTESFEVDSVIEAFSHNTASLEEKADDLPLISLGDLTESLDVVDQSSNQIAEPLHTSLLNEPSQLQKESDENTSSLSSLPELTNIFEDDFEGKPLEETQSDTPSDNTSMLLTTDNIFLRDDVPPSPQAKAYSDLQYSAILKEAIRKSQSRIPRSQYGLKAIDYLQNLQEDDNLLNTLEEEPYRGTKALYELFITAKSKGQSPVSLAKPAEELGVMLSGELLAFYAKNEVADSELEETGFSIGDFIATPESDDNLPNLTDESDEMVVETAPIAIQPPQSNHLDFDDYDDDILTVKKMPSKGTVSEPEESLSTEKPNPDDERLHQSPESETISELSQANDELFGIDDNFILDDSSLTLSDSALDQPSESKSKDPLSSLLSKATPEQSDQNLGVDSLGADLLLPEDDVFTLSTPEENLLAKDSNQESESSLQNEWEQQNSLPAFDLTYELSETPSLSFAEKDELSFETTEVLEESPLESMPEIQDEMLEDLPLLSTETQLTNDAFADSLLSNEDMLFDDIAEQAPLSQEQTDTKQRNELKSISKLSDKSTESNAEDLAMGEDLVLDFDEGFLLKETDDELLGNPEIETASEKESPKQEEILSGLDPVSDLLPETELSFDTNEPDLNFTTTELEQETAPVQNNGLDFSTLNADIQLSDLSDENIELNAIKDAILSSLNPQPEKRERNTNFVPDEIQQIFLEEAKEYLEKLNEDLLALDKVAETVQTDLVHRIMRGSHTLKGSAAMVGLKNIATLGHKMEDCLQVVRDGNLPAQKVLLDALFQATDALTFMVNEFKETGKDDFDHLDEITQVLAGYTQELQKSGKISVATSAQKEVAQAPAKKFVPDEIQQIFLDEAKEYLEKLSQDVLELDKLIGTEQPELVNRVLRSSHTLKGSAAMVGLKNISELGHHMEDCLQVMRDRNLKVSREVIDLLLPCSDMIATLLKDFRETGGDSGGKQAPFVKALGNYTEQLKTVGKITTPINITELKKSGSETLQSQGQEAEGGQGKRPAIAAEQTVRIDIKSLNSLVNLSAELVISRNRLNNELHTLQKFINRVIKDRTQLTQVAKKVNTMIQKSNESKELEKAQAFSSEVLREFSDTEFDRFSDMDIINRDLKSTMLNLDDSISDLRDITSTFNQNIAKVTTLANDFNREVVTMRMVPVKQMFTRFNRSVRDIAKTEGKELNFTTEGEETKLDKNVMEEVIEPVMHIVRNAIGHGIETPEVRLDNGKDPMGNLSMRAYQKGSRFILEIEDDGGGIKVAKVKAKALKQGIITQEEADRMSTAEASALIFKAGFSTADKITELQGRGVGLDVVANTIRKLKGSVHIDSVEGKGTKFMISLPLTLAIGQALLVGAMNLTYAIPLEIVTETAFVLTETVETDEDGKKWINLRGDQIELRYLNAILGDSSDAMQFKAKVAVVVVEIEDVGKFAIAVEKLGNKEEIVVKSLGKHLRNVKGVIGSTILGDGQVVIILDMEYLLKSEAARADVGVSVETAPVEVEPDTPQVVRKKRKGERILVLHADDSPSVRKYASSVLTQAGIDVVSCDDGLNALTRLPKTPADIIITDLEMPRMNGFELVSEIRKMPEYKDIPIIIVSARAGDKHRRTGLELGANSFLNKPFDPQQLIETIENYIA; via the coding sequence ATGGGATATTTTGGATTAGGGACATTACCGGTGCGAGGCGAAAAAGCAGTCAAGAAAACTGCGACTGCTCAGCCTTATGCCTTGGCAAATGAAACACTTCGGCTTTTTATCTCCGATATTGGTGAGCGAATTCGCGAACTTCGCCGTTATTACAATACCCAAAACAATTCCATTATTCTCGAGTTTCTCTCCAAACTTTCATCAAGTCAAAATCCGGTAAGTGACCTTGAACTCATTGATTTAAGTGAATTTTCAGATTTATTGCAATTCCTTAGGGCTACTCGTGATAAACTTCAAGAAGAATTTGTAACCGAATCTTCACCGGCAGTCTATCAAACACTCACCGAAAATTTAGAATCAACGGCTGAATATATAAATGAGATTCTTTCAGGAGTTTATCAGAATTCAACAGCCTTATTGCGACTTGACGATTATGTCAGTGAAACACTTCGGAAAACGGAGCCGGTTGTAGAAGAAGCAGATTCCTTTGAAATACCGGCCTTAAAACCGATTGAACCAATCGTAACAAATTTTCGCCCACCCGAACCCTTTGGGTTCTCTCTCGCTGAATTATTTGAAAACGGAACGAACGGTACTTATGATGATATTCCACAACCTGCTGTAAAAGCGCCCGTCTTAAAGCAGCCTGAGATTTTGCAAGCACCGACTTTCCACGATTTGTATGTCGTGATTGCTGAAACCATTGATCATATTTGCTTAAAGAAGAATAAATCGGATATAATCGCAGAGGTGTTTCGACAAGGGCAAAAGGTAGGCAGTGCAGAAAGCCTTTATCAATACCTAAAGCAGTTTCAATTTATTGATGGCATTTTAGATTTCATTGATTTCCTCCATTCAAACGAAGGCGTATCACGGGCTTCGATTTCACGAGAATTGACTGAACAAGTGAGCGCTCATCTTATCTCAATTTTCGAATCTGTACTCGACCACTCCGCGACGAAACTTCAAATTGAATCCATCCTATTTCCGCAAGGCGTTTCATTACCCGATTTCACATCGCTCAGCGAAACCGAGTCAGCCTTAGAAGTTTTAAGCCATACCGAACCACTGAAAGAATCTGTTGAGGCTTTACCTACATTTGATTTAGATGACTTAACCTTTGACCTCGAATCGAATTCCACGCTTTCAACAGAACCGTCAGAGCAAAACTATGCGCAATTCGCAAAAGCAATGCTGGAGCAAGTCGCTTCACAATTACCCTCTGAAAGTGCTGCTGCGAAATCGTTCGTGAATACAATGCTAAAAGCGAGTGATGTCCTCACCGCTATTGCTGAATCCGGTATCGGGGAATTTTCCCTCTTCGGTGATTATTTAGGAGAATCTTGGCTGAAGAAGGCGACACTTGATCAATTAGAAATTAGAAAAAGCGAATGGGTGACTCGGTTGTTACGAGCGGTTCAGCAAGAATTTATGGCACAAACAAGCGAGGAAATTAAAATCCTTGAGCCATTGAGCGAGTTGCATGAGCCAGTTGAACTACCACCACTCGATGATTTAAATCTCACTGAGTCATTTGAGGTGGATTCAGTGATTGAAGCGTTTAGTCATAACACCGCTTCGCTCGAAGAAAAAGCGGATGATTTACCATTGATTTCGTTGGGTGACCTCACCGAAAGTTTAGATGTAGTTGATCAAAGTTCAAATCAAATAGCAGAACCGCTTCATACATCTCTCTTGAATGAGCCATCTCAACTTCAAAAAGAAAGTGACGAGAACACATCTTCATTAAGTTCGTTACCGGAATTAACCAACATCTTTGAAGATGACTTTGAAGGAAAGCCGCTTGAAGAAACTCAAAGCGATACGCCTTCGGATAATACCTCTATGCTTCTGACAACGGATAATATTTTTCTCAGAGATGATGTCCCTCCTTCGCCTCAAGCGAAAGCATATTCAGATCTTCAATATTCGGCAATCCTCAAAGAGGCGATTCGAAAATCGCAATCAAGAATTCCTCGCTCACAGTATGGATTGAAGGCCATTGATTATTTGCAAAACCTTCAAGAGGATGACAATCTGCTTAACACGCTCGAGGAAGAACCCTACCGTGGAACAAAAGCACTCTACGAATTATTTATAACTGCAAAAAGCAAAGGCCAATCGCCGGTATCGCTTGCGAAGCCTGCCGAAGAACTGGGTGTGATGCTTTCGGGTGAGTTACTGGCGTTTTATGCAAAAAATGAAGTTGCCGATTCAGAATTGGAAGAAACCGGTTTCAGTATAGGTGATTTTATCGCAACTCCTGAATCTGATGACAATTTGCCAAACCTCACCGATGAATCAGATGAGATGGTCGTTGAAACTGCACCAATTGCAATTCAACCTCCTCAAAGCAATCATCTTGACTTTGATGATTATGATGATGATATTCTCACCGTAAAAAAAATGCCGTCGAAGGGAACTGTTTCAGAACCTGAGGAATCGCTCTCTACCGAAAAACCAAATCCCGATGATGAACGGCTCCATCAAAGTCCTGAATCTGAAACGATATCTGAACTAAGCCAAGCAAATGACGAGCTTTTTGGGATTGATGACAACTTTATTCTCGATGATTCTTCACTAACCTTAAGTGATTCTGCGCTTGATCAACCAAGCGAATCAAAATCAAAAGACCCCCTTTCATCGCTTCTTTCAAAAGCAACGCCGGAGCAAAGTGACCAAAATCTTGGTGTTGATTCATTGGGTGCCGATTTGCTATTGCCCGAGGATGATGTATTTACACTGAGCACACCCGAAGAAAATCTACTCGCTAAAGACTCGAATCAAGAAAGCGAATCAAGTTTGCAAAACGAGTGGGAACAACAAAACTCCTTGCCTGCATTTGATTTAACTTACGAACTCAGTGAAACTCCATCACTCTCATTTGCTGAGAAAGATGAACTTTCTTTTGAAACAACAGAAGTATTAGAGGAATCTCCCCTTGAATCGATGCCTGAAATTCAAGATGAAATGCTGGAAGATTTGCCTCTTCTTTCCACGGAAACTCAGCTGACAAACGATGCATTTGCAGATTCGTTGCTTTCAAATGAAGATATGCTTTTTGATGACATTGCCGAACAAGCCCCGCTGTCTCAAGAGCAAACCGATACAAAACAAAGAAATGAATTGAAATCAATCAGTAAACTCTCTGATAAATCCACCGAATCGAATGCTGAAGATTTGGCAATGGGCGAGGATTTAGTGCTTGATTTTGATGAAGGATTTCTCTTAAAAGAAACTGATGATGAGCTTTTAGGGAATCCCGAAATCGAGACAGCTTCAGAAAAGGAAAGTCCAAAACAAGAAGAAATTCTTTCTGGTTTAGATCCAGTTAGCGACCTTTTACCCGAAACCGAGTTATCCTTTGATACCAATGAACCGGATTTAAATTTTACTACCACCGAACTTGAACAAGAAACGGCGCCGGTTCAAAATAACGGATTGGATTTTAGTACACTAAATGCCGACATCCAACTCTCCGACCTTTCGGATGAGAATATCGAACTCAATGCCATTAAGGATGCGATTCTCTCCAGCCTAAATCCACAACCGGAAAAAAGAGAACGCAATACAAATTTCGTTCCTGACGAAATCCAGCAGATATTTTTGGAAGAAGCAAAAGAATATCTCGAAAAGCTGAATGAAGACTTGCTCGCGTTGGATAAAGTCGCAGAGACGGTTCAAACCGATTTGGTCCACCGTATTATGAGAGGGTCTCACACCTTGAAAGGCTCTGCTGCGATGGTTGGACTTAAAAATATTGCAACACTTGGCCACAAAATGGAAGACTGCTTGCAAGTGGTTCGCGATGGAAATCTTCCGGCTCAGAAAGTTCTTTTGGATGCCTTGTTTCAGGCCACCGATGCGCTCACCTTTATGGTGAATGAATTCAAAGAAACAGGAAAAGATGATTTCGATCATCTCGATGAAATTACCCAAGTTCTTGCTGGTTACACTCAAGAATTGCAAAAGAGCGGTAAAATTTCAGTAGCAACAAGTGCCCAAAAAGAAGTAGCACAGGCTCCTGCCAAAAAATTTGTTCCCGATGAAATCCAACAGATCTTTTTAGATGAAGCCAAAGAATACCTCGAAAAGCTAAGTCAGGATGTTTTAGAATTGGATAAGCTGATTGGTACCGAACAGCCTGAATTGGTCAATCGTGTCTTGCGCAGTTCACACACCCTGAAAGGCTCTGCAGCAATGGTGGGTCTTAAGAATATCAGCGAACTTGGGCATCATATGGAGGATTGCTTGCAAGTGATGCGCGATAGAAATTTGAAAGTTTCTCGTGAAGTTATCGACCTGCTCCTGCCTTGCAGCGATATGATTGCAACATTGCTTAAAGATTTTCGCGAGACCGGCGGTGATTCAGGGGGCAAGCAAGCTCCGTTTGTAAAAGCACTTGGGAACTACACGGAGCAGTTGAAAACAGTAGGAAAGATTACTACGCCTATCAATATTACTGAATTAAAAAAATCAGGTTCAGAAACCTTGCAAAGCCAAGGGCAAGAAGCCGAAGGTGGTCAAGGAAAACGACCGGCGATTGCGGCAGAACAAACCGTTCGTATCGATATCAAATCGCTGAACTCGCTCGTGAACCTCTCTGCAGAATTGGTTATTTCACGTAACCGGTTGAATAATGAATTGCACACACTCCAAAAGTTTATCAATCGTGTGATTAAAGACCGTACGCAACTTACCCAAGTTGCAAAAAAGGTCAATACGATGATTCAGAAGTCAAATGAAAGCAAGGAACTTGAAAAAGCCCAAGCTTTCAGCAGCGAAGTGCTTAGAGAGTTCTCTGATACAGAGTTCGATCGATTTAGTGATATGGATATCATTAATCGCGATTTGAAATCGACAATGCTCAACTTAGACGACTCGATTTCAGACCTTCGCGATATCACATCCACATTTAACCAAAATATTGCAAAGGTTACCACACTTGCCAACGACTTCAACCGCGAAGTTGTGACGATGCGTATGGTGCCCGTCAAGCAAATGTTTACGCGCTTCAACCGTTCCGTTCGCGATATCGCTAAAACAGAAGGAAAGGAACTCAACTTCACAACGGAAGGCGAAGAAACAAAGCTCGATAAAAACGTGATGGAAGAAGTTATCGAGCCCGTGATGCACATCGTCCGTAATGCCATTGGCCACGGAATTGAAACGCCAGAAGTCCGGCTCGATAACGGTAAAGACCCGATGGGAAATTTATCAATGCGTGCCTACCAAAAAGGAAGCCGATTTATTCTTGAAATTGAAGATGATGGCGGCGGAATTAAAGTGGCTAAAGTAAAAGCAAAGGCCTTAAAGCAAGGAATTATTACACAGGAAGAAGCCGACCGGATGTCAACCGCCGAAGCCTCCGCGCTCATTTTCAAAGCTGGATTTAGCACGGCAGATAAAATTACCGAACTTCAAGGACGGGGCGTCGGGCTTGATGTCGTTGCCAATACCATCAGAAAATTAAAAGGCAGTGTGCATATCGATTCTGTTGAAGGAAAGGGAACTAAATTTATGATTTCACTGCCCCTTACGCTTGCAATCGGTCAAGCGCTTTTGGTAGGTGCAATGAATCTTACTTATGCCATTCCGCTTGAAATTGTCACAGAGACTGCGTTCGTTTTAACCGAAACCGTTGAAACGGATGAGGATGGAAAAAAATGGATTAACCTTCGTGGGGACCAAATTGAACTTCGCTATCTCAACGCCATCTTAGGTGATTCCTCAGATGCGATGCAGTTTAAGGCAAAAGTTGCTGTGGTCGTCGTGGAAATTGAAGATGTGGGTAAATTTGCGATTGCTGTTGAAAAGCTTGGAAATAAAGAAGAAATCGTTGTTAAGTCACTCGGCAAACATCTTCGAAATGTTAAGGGCGTTATTGGTTCTACCATTTTGGGCGATGGTCAAGTGGTTATCATTTTAGATATGGAGTATCTCCTCAAGTCTGAAGCCGCACGTGCAGATGTGGGTGTTTCTGTTGAAACTGCACCGGTTGAAGTAGAACCGGATACACCGCAAGTGGTACGCAAAAAGAGAAAAGGCGAACGCATCTTGGTGCTGCATGCCGACGACTCACCCTCCGTACGCAAATATGCCTCGTCCGTTCTTACTCAAGCCGGGATTGATGTCGTTTCCTGCGATGACGGGCTCAATGCGCTTACACGCCTTCCGAAAACACCCGCCGATATTATTATTACCGACCTCGAAATGCCTCGTATGAACGGCTTCGAATTGGTCTCGGAAATTCGAAAAATGCCCGAATACAAAGATATTCCCATCATCATCGTCTCTGCTCGTGCCGGCGATAAACACCGCCGTACCGGTCTTGAATTGGGAGCGAATTCATTCCTCAATAAACCCTTCGACCCGCAGCAACTTATTGAAACGATCGAAAATTATATCGCCTAA
- a CDS encoding methyl-accepting chemotaxis protein: MAENTTTDLSVKSGVGKKLTRDFILAATIPAFVGGLLLVLVMLYFAGLLVDQSSRETDRQSQGRLQEHSRVLQNIVTQKLQSIQENVASEISNDYYALIVSPKQNALNPADTKDKKAQKTAPKEEVSSPRGKSAKDFLYAQMRKAMTTYGLSMFTLLDKNGNVVLRATDSTRYGDDVFRIDYSRTTKGAVAMLKLVETSLQNGRTTTSFELYPSELLSTELVINENMIPGVTTPQKNTLADQAKIDATALQGQVTKDDRGLMLSTVQPIRNIEGQIVGCAIAAKLLNRNPKYVLSEYHQIVPEDISKAGITVDDMRIITSETAENNAAAEGFRIPEEIWNKLGSEKEYFSRGASTNVMQKAFSQYVGIKNSLGSSIGTLMVASDYEFFNKAIEEESQSYKALMLYAAILFLIVIGSAAFVSYSFARRQTNRISASLEDIKNLMKSVLAGDFNARSNISSGDEFEEISEQFNEMIRRLSALIETETERDAMQKQLTDLLIVVSNSAEGDFTQRAIVTEGALGALADSFNLMVDDLGNLISEVQTAAEQVREAASEILSSTEQMSRGAEEQSVQVANASAAVEEMAASIRQVAMNADSAAEAAQRAVQVAQTGGNTVVETIEGMRRIRTTVQDSAQKIKSLGESSLEISKIVQTIEDIANQTNLLALNATIEAARAGEAGRGFAVVADQVRELAERSGKATNDISQLVQTIQSETQDAVSAMERGTLEVERGTKLADSAQKALEEIRNVVNQSTELIQEISLAAKQQDIASSGVVSAMAEVSQIAKQSLLGSKQSAQLAMRLNSITQQLSRSVARFRIPQSRLTQEKIGESPLEMMRQAANQGVSDGVFKSSGASAGDDSNLPPLQTADDLFLEDDIPNLK, encoded by the coding sequence ATGGCAGAAAATACAACAACAGATCTTTCAGTAAAATCGGGTGTAGGAAAAAAACTCACTCGCGATTTTATTCTTGCAGCCACAATCCCTGCCTTTGTTGGAGGATTGCTTTTGGTTCTTGTGATGCTTTACTTCGCAGGGCTGCTTGTTGATCAATCAAGCCGCGAAACAGATCGTCAGAGTCAGGGCCGACTTCAAGAACACTCACGAGTTCTACAGAATATTGTAACACAAAAATTGCAATCCATACAAGAAAATGTTGCTAGCGAAATCAGCAATGATTATTACGCCCTCATTGTTTCACCAAAACAAAATGCTTTGAATCCTGCTGATACAAAAGATAAGAAAGCACAAAAAACCGCGCCAAAAGAAGAGGTCTCAAGTCCTCGCGGAAAATCAGCAAAAGATTTTTTATATGCTCAAATGCGTAAAGCGATGACCACTTATGGTTTAAGTATGTTTACGCTTTTAGATAAAAATGGAAATGTGGTTTTACGAGCAACGGATTCTACCCGTTACGGCGACGATGTCTTCCGAATTGATTATTCAAGGACAACAAAGGGCGCCGTTGCAATGTTAAAGCTTGTAGAAACTTCGCTTCAAAATGGAAGAACAACAACTTCTTTCGAATTATATCCCTCTGAACTTTTAAGCACTGAGCTGGTCATTAACGAAAACATGATTCCGGGTGTAACAACGCCTCAAAAAAACACTTTGGCCGACCAAGCAAAAATTGATGCAACAGCCTTACAAGGTCAAGTCACCAAAGATGACCGAGGGTTAATGCTAAGCACGGTTCAACCTATTCGAAATATCGAGGGGCAAATCGTTGGCTGCGCGATTGCAGCAAAATTATTGAACCGAAATCCGAAATATGTACTCAGCGAGTATCATCAAATTGTTCCTGAAGATATTTCAAAAGCAGGTATTACGGTTGACGATATGCGCATTATTACTTCTGAAACCGCGGAAAATAATGCTGCCGCAGAAGGATTTAGAATTCCTGAAGAAATTTGGAATAAACTTGGCTCAGAAAAGGAATATTTCTCCCGCGGTGCAAGTACCAATGTGATGCAGAAAGCATTTTCACAATACGTTGGAATTAAAAATAGTCTTGGAAGCTCGATCGGAACTTTAATGGTGGCAAGCGATTATGAGTTTTTCAATAAAGCGATCGAAGAAGAATCTCAAAGCTACAAAGCCCTGATGCTTTATGCCGCCATATTGTTTCTTATTGTAATTGGCTCAGCGGCCTTTGTGAGTTACTCCTTTGCACGTCGCCAAACCAATCGAATTTCTGCTTCACTTGAAGACATCAAGAATTTGATGAAAAGCGTTTTGGCAGGAGACTTTAACGCAAGGTCAAACATTTCGTCTGGTGATGAATTCGAAGAAATCTCTGAGCAATTCAACGAAATGATTCGACGTCTTTCGGCCCTGATCGAAACAGAAACTGAGCGAGATGCGATGCAAAAGCAGCTAACGGATTTGCTTATCGTTGTGTCGAACTCCGCAGAAGGTGACTTTACTCAGCGAGCAATTGTGACCGAGGGTGCCTTAGGAGCATTGGCCGATTCATTTAACCTGATGGTCGATGACCTTGGAAATCTAATCTCGGAAGTTCAAACGGCCGCGGAGCAAGTGCGTGAAGCAGCATCGGAAATTTTATCTTCAACGGAACAAATGTCGCGTGGGGCAGAAGAGCAGTCAGTTCAGGTTGCGAACGCGTCGGCGGCCGTAGAAGAAATGGCGGCGTCTATTCGGCAGGTTGCGATGAACGCTGACTCTGCAGCAGAAGCCGCTCAGCGTGCTGTGCAAGTGGCACAAACGGGGGGTAATACCGTTGTGGAAACCATCGAAGGGATGAGACGCATTCGTACAACCGTGCAAGATTCAGCACAAAAAATTAAATCACTTGGGGAATCATCACTCGAAATTTCCAAGATTGTTCAAACCATCGAAGACATTGCAAACCAAACAAACCTTTTGGCGCTAAATGCGACAATCGAAGCTGCACGAGCCGGTGAAGCCGGGCGCGGTTTCGCTGTCGTTGCCGATCAGGTTCGCGAACTTGCAGAACGCTCCGGAAAAGCAACTAACGATATCTCTCAGCTGGTGCAAACGATTCAATCGGAAACGCAAGACGCTGTGTCAGCAATGGAACGCGGAACGCTTGAAGTGGAACGTGGGACAAAACTTGCAGACTCCGCGCAAAAGGCCCTTGAAGAAATTCGAAACGTGGTCAATCAATCGACAGAATTGATTCAAGAAATCTCCTTGGCAGCTAAACAGCAAGATATTGCTTCATCGGGGGTTGTGAGCGCAATGGCGGAAGTATCTCAGATTGCAAAGCAATCGCTTTTAGGGTCAAAACAATCCGCTCAACTTGCGATGCGGCTCAATTCTATTACTCAGCAGCTCTCTCGATCTGTGGCTCGGTTTAGAATTCCTCAATCTCGCCTAACGCAAGAAAAGATTGGAGAGTCTCCGCTTGAAATGATGCGTCAGGCGGCAAATCAAGGGGTAAGCGACGGTGTATTTAAATCTTCCGGTGCTTCAGCGGGAGATGATTCGAACCTTCCTCCGCTTCAAACCGCCGATGATTTATTTTTGGAAGATGATATTCCAAACTTGAAGTAA
- the lptB gene encoding LPS export ABC transporter ATP-binding protein: protein MSTLKAKGLKKVYKKRTVVGLQGEYDTIEVSQGEIVGLLGPNGAGKTTSFYMIVGFIQPEGGTVYLDERNITSLPMYKRARLGIGYLPQEASVFRKLTVEENILSILEFSPLTKKERLERTEILLHDFGMTHKRKLYGYGLSGGERRRTEIARALAIEPKFILLDEPFAGIDPKAVEDIMEIVRKLKERGIGVLITDHNVHETLSITDRSYLLFEGKILMQGSAEDLASSEEARRLYFGESFTLERYQPKSTKSTEVE from the coding sequence ATGTCCACACTCAAAGCTAAAGGCCTTAAGAAAGTTTATAAGAAACGAACGGTGGTAGGGCTGCAGGGTGAGTATGATACGATTGAAGTTTCACAAGGTGAAATTGTGGGGTTGCTTGGCCCGAACGGTGCCGGAAAAACAACCTCGTTTTATATGATTGTCGGATTCATTCAACCCGAAGGGGGAACGGTTTATCTGGATGAACGAAATATTACCTCCTTGCCAATGTACAAACGGGCTCGACTTGGGATAGGATATTTACCCCAAGAGGCCTCGGTGTTTCGAAAGTTAACCGTAGAAGAAAATATTCTCAGTATTCTTGAATTTTCTCCCTTAACAAAAAAAGAACGACTCGAGCGAACAGAAATTTTGCTCCACGATTTCGGAATGACCCACAAGCGTAAGTTATACGGGTATGGCCTTTCGGGTGGAGAGCGCCGAAGAACTGAAATCGCAAGGGCTCTCGCCATTGAACCGAAATTTATTTTATTAGATGAACCCTTTGCCGGTATTGACCCTAAGGCCGTTGAAGACATTATGGAAATTGTTCGAAAATTGAAAGAGCGTGGAATTGGCGTTCTCATCACAGACCATAATGTTCACGAAACCCTTTCCATCACGGACCGCTCGTATCTTCTCTTTGAAGGAAAGATCTTAATGCAAGGTAGCGCTGAAGACTTGGCTTCGAGCGAAGAAGCCCGCCGCCTTTATTTTGGCGAAAGTTTTACACTTGAGCGATATCAACCCAAGTCAACGAAATCAACCGAAGTAGAATAG
- a CDS encoding class II aldolase/adducin family protein, whose product MQKQLQESLSHFSRLCAEKNFVAAYDGNLSIRSAEGIYITSTRTLKSNATAQDICLVSPDGRFIEGLRPASTETAMHLLIYAMRPDVNAIVHAHPPATTAFAVARLSLEAALFPEVILDIGPVPLAAYATPSTEEVPNSLKPFVGSANAILLANHGLVTYAENLQDAFYRMDKLEHAAKTVLYAKIIGGSVPLSKKEIDYLYETHPVYRKEGKLLDCETAIEQSSSFDSDCACKNTSYLNPLECQLIAQEVRKKLSL is encoded by the coding sequence ATGCAAAAGCAGCTTCAAGAATCCCTTTCCCACTTTTCAAGACTTTGTGCTGAAAAAAATTTTGTCGCGGCTTATGATGGAAATCTAAGTATCCGAAGCGCCGAAGGGATTTATATCACTTCTACCCGAACATTGAAGAGCAATGCTACGGCTCAAGATATTTGTCTTGTTTCACCTGATGGTCGTTTTATAGAAGGCTTGCGACCGGCCTCTACCGAAACTGCGATGCATTTATTGATTTATGCAATGCGCCCCGATGTTAACGCAATTGTTCACGCACATCCTCCAGCTACAACGGCTTTTGCGGTCGCTCGTCTTAGCCTTGAAGCCGCACTCTTTCCGGAAGTTATTTTGGATATTGGCCCCGTACCACTAGCTGCATATGCAACCCCGAGTACCGAAGAAGTTCCAAATTCACTAAAGCCTTTTGTTGGCTCCGCAAATGCAATTTTACTGGCCAATCACGGCTTAGTAACTTATGCAGAGAATCTACAAGACGCATTTTATAGGATGGACAAATTAGAGCACGCGGCAAAAACCGTTCTTTACGCCAAGATTATAGGGGGCTCTGTACCGCTTTCGAAAAAGGAAATTGATTACTTATACGAGACTCACCCGGTGTATCGAAAGGAAGGAAAACTATTAGATTGTGAAACGGCTATTGAGCAATCCTCGTCCTTCGATTCAGATTGTGCCTGCAAAAATACCTCTTACTTGAATCCGCTTGAGTGTCAATTGATTGCTCAAGAAGTTCGAAAAAAGCTCTCTTTGTAA